The genomic window TCTTGTGACGGATCTTCTCATACCGGTCCCTTAGTTCAAACAACTTTTCCAGTTCATTATATAGATTCTGGCTTTCTTCATTTACCCATGTTATATCGGGTTTATCCAGAAGCATGACATATGAAATGGTATTATATTTGAAACCGAGGATTTTGCCCGATACTCTGGCAAGCCTTTCATCGGAGATGTTTAAATGTCCTTTTTCAAGGAAGTGTATCATGTCTTCAATGTCATCCAGTAATATGTTGATGCCGACTTCGATCCTGTCAAGGGCAGTAGACTTTGCCAGCACAACTGCTATGATTTCAAAATAAAAGTCTTTTAGCTCTGGTATCGACATATAATCATAGCTTACCGTGACGTCTTCATCAGGGTCTAAGATCAGGCTGTAATCATCGAAGTAGTCAATGGAAGCATTGAACAGCTCTTTTTCGATATTTTTAAGATAATCTACAAGATCCACCATTTCATGATGCTCAAAATTCAGAAAAACTATTGACCCAAAGGAAAAGATATAAGCCGATTTATTTTCCGGCAATTTCAGGATGCCCTTCAACTGATTTGAAGATAAAAAGAGAGGTTCATCCCATTGAAATTTTTTTTCAAAACCAAAGTGTTTTGCCAGTTGATTTAAATTGATTTCGTTACAAAGAGAAGCCGCCTTAAATTTTATGGGATCCAAAGCAATCAATCCTCCAATATGAAAATTATACCACAATTATGTCCTGTTCCTCAAGCAAAGCCTTTTTAATTCATTAAACCTATAAACTGTGAACCACTGATTTCATTAAATGAATTGACACATTAAGGTATTTAATGTATAATGAACCAAAAGTAATATTATTTACCAGGGGTGCTGCTTTAAGCGGCTGAGACGGGAGATTCCCGAACCCTTTGAACCTGTTTGGATAATGCCAGCGGAGGGAAGGTAATCATAATATAAGTCTATATACCGCATCCCTACGGATGCGGATTTTATTTTTGGAGGGATGAAAATGACACAGTTAGAGGCAGCTAAAAAAGGGATTATTACAGATGAAATGAAAGAAGTAGCAAGGCATGAATGTGTAAGTCCGGAACAAATAAGGGAGGGTATAGCTTCAGGCAAAATAGTTATTCCCTTTAACCCCAACCACAAGGGATTAAAACCTTGCGGCATTGGAAAAGGACTTTCGACCAAGGTCAATGCCAATATCGGGACATCAGA from Biomaibacter acetigenes includes these protein-coding regions:
- a CDS encoding RMD1 family protein, with protein sequence MDPIKFKAASLCNEINLNQLAKHFGFEKKFQWDEPLFLSSNQLKGILKLPENKSAYIFSFGSIVFLNFEHHEMVDLVDYLKNIEKELFNASIDYFDDYSLILDPDEDVTVSYDYMSIPELKDFYFEIIAVVLAKSTALDRIEVGINILLDDIEDMIHFLEKGHLNISDERLARVSGKILGFKYNTISYVMLLDKPDITWVNEESQNLYNELEKLFELRDRYEKIRHKTETLLDITDVFTSLAHAKRGTRLEWMVIILIFAEILLSIIMYIWK